From Manduca sexta isolate Smith_Timp_Sample1 chromosome 21, JHU_Msex_v1.0, whole genome shotgun sequence, the proteins below share one genomic window:
- the LOC115447775 gene encoding uncharacterized protein LOC115447775 encodes MDLLLFILITLQIIKINSRKYASSSDESIENLLYYKDCQHKKKEEPATVTPTVLRAPDIPRNREPDCPFPRMCCALSCGNECGSPPFSGRNMEPLPQNFLKPIPSPPRQPLISVQPVPQKGKKKRIKPQPKIPPIGGRRDFGFTKEKIKSLISQDDDIRKILKDLVRVTMQKVDLMDMINGRSPVAKNVKSEVSDSEDDY; translated from the exons Atggatttattattgttt atattaatcactttgcaaataataaaaatcaattcgaGAAAATACGCGTCTTCCTCCGACGAGAGTATAGAGAACTTGCTCTACTACAAAGActgtcagcacaaaaagaaagaGGAGCCTGCAACAGTTACTCCAACAGTCCTCCGAGCTCCTGATATCCCAAGAAACAGGGAACCAGATTGCCCATTCCCAAGAATGTGTTGCGCTTTGAGTTGTGGAAACGAGTGTGGTTCTCCACCATTTTCGGGAAGAAATATGGAGCCTTTACCACAAAATTTCTTAAAGCCAATCCCATCACCACCAAGACAGCCGCTAATATCAGTGCAACCGGTGCCACAGAAAGGAAAGAAAAAGAGGATAAAACCACAGCCAAAGATCCCGCCGATTGGAGGCCGAAGAGATTTCGGATTCACGAAGGAGAAAATTAAAAGCCTAATATCCCAAGACGACGATATAAGGAAGATTTTGAAAGACCTCGTGAGGGTCACGATGCAGAAGGTGGATTTAATGGATATGATAAATGGTAGAAGTCCTGTTGCGAAGAATGTTAAGTCTGAAGTTTCTGATAGTGAAGATGATTATTGA